Part of the Desulforegula conservatrix Mb1Pa genome is shown below.
GAGCTCGCTGGTTTCCAGCACGAACCCCATGTTACTGGAGGTGGTAAAGCAGCTGTAGAGCATCCATCCTTCAAATGGGTCAATATAATACTTGGTAACTTAAAAAATGCGCTCAAAGGTACTTATCATGCAATTAATCGCAAGCATGTTCCGCGGTACCTGGCAGAATTTCAGTACAGATTCAATCGCCGATATGATCTGCCGTCCATGATTCACAGACTGATTTATGTTGCTCTTAGGACTCCACCCATGCCATCAACCATGCTTTCTATGGCTGAAGCAGAGTGGTAATCAGAAAAAACTATGAGCAGAACAGCCTTAGACTTTTCGGGCGCTTCCTGCAAACGACAAACCTAATCCAAGGGTATGCACATAATGATTCCCACAACTGAACCCGCGGCAAAAACGCTGACTTCCGTAATGGAAGACTACCTTGAGACGATATTCAATCTTGAGATAGACAAGAAGGTCGTAAGGGTAAAAGATATAGCCGGAAGACTAAAAGTTAAGATGCCATCTGTGACGAGTATGCTCAAGACCCTGAGTGAACGTGGACTCGTCAATTATGAAAAATACGAATATGTTTTTCTGACAGATGAAGGAAGCGCAATAGGCAAAGAAATAAACCGCAAGCACAAGATCCTTTTCAAATTCCTGACTGACATTCTTCATGTTGACCCAGCAAAAGCAGGAGATGAAGCATGCAAAATGGAACATGTCCTAAGCCATGATACAATGGACAGACTGATGTCACTAATGACAACCATGCTTGAATGCCCCGATTTCGTTAAAAAGGCAGATATGAGAATGAAAATAGATATTTAACAAAAAACCCCGGGATTTTACAGGCTTGCTTTGACAATCTTGACAAGATAGCAATAAACCCGATTGCCTTCATTCCTGCCCAGACCGAAATCCAGAAAGATCTAAGAATACTGGATGCCTTGTCAAGTCAGGCATGACGCCAAGGCCATTTTCTGACTTTTTTGTGAGTCCATGAATACCTAATGTTCCTGAAAGGATAAAAGCATAATGAAAAAATCAGGGATAATCTTTTTTATTTCCATACTAATTTTATCCGTTACAGGATGCGCCACCAATAAAATGCTTAAAAAATCCTCCGCAGGCATTCCCCCTCTCATATACGAGATCAGCACCGGAGACTGGAACAATATAGACAATGAAAGCAGCGGCGTAACCAGACTAAGCATTTCAGAAGCTGAAGGAGGATGGACAGTACACGCGTGGGGCAAATGCCACCCATCAGACTGCGATTGGGGAGTTGTTGAACTTAGAGTCTTGGGAGACTCCATAAGAGACAACGCCCCAAAATACGGATACGCATACTGGGACAACGGTTTTTCAGAGACCCATCTTATATTGAAGGCTGGAGCAGAGGAACTGTCAGCAGACTTTTATACCATATTCAAAGATGCCTCAGACAGAACCAACTACAGATCTTTTTACAGGTTTAAAAAATAGGCAGCAAATATGCATAAGTGATATTGATATGCTTTTTTGATTTTTTTTAACTGCTACCCACACACCCAAATACAAACATCCCCATAAAACAAGCAGCGACATCCTAAAAATTTAGATACTTCCCTGACATTGCCTTATTGCTTTTTTTGTACTACCTTTAATCTGAAGGTGTAATTCAGGAATCATAAAATCCTGGCAAACTCGTAATAAGTCTATCCATGTCATTCCGGCGCAGGCCTGAATACAGAAGTATCTAAAAACACAAAGATACAGTATCAAGTCCGGCATGACGCCGAAGCCTTTTTTTGACTTTTTGCGGGACCATCAATCCTGAATTACAATCATATTTCATATTTCCTTTTGGCCGGATCTTAAATGAACGTATCAAACAGCAAAAATTCAGCGTCCTGGATATCGAAATGCAGAAAGATCATATTCGAAGGTCAGCAATCAAAATCCATACTTGACGGCATATGCAGAATCCTTACAGATGACGGGCCATTTACCCTCGCCTCTTACTCAGAACTTTCCCATGAAAACGGAAAGGTAATGCCGGTAAGTATTTTCCCGTCTGACAGACCTTTTCCGGAAGCATCCGGATTTGTTCTTTCATCATCCCCTGAATCACCGGCAGCTGTTGCTTGGAGCCAGTCCAGGACATTTGTTGTAAGCCAGATATCAACGGACATGAATTTTCATGAGTGGCAGTCTGCGGCAGTCATGCATGGATACGAATCGATTGTTACCCTGCCTGTAAGCTCGGCGCCCCATCCCAGGGGAATTCTTATTTTATATTCCCAGAGCAGCGAGCCTGTAACCAGGGAAATAATTGTCGCGCTTGATGAGCTTGCTACTCTTCTCGGAAGAACCCTCGCTTTCCTTGCGGAAAAGACCATTCAGAAAAATGAAATAGAAGCCCTTGCAAAACAGGAGGAGATGTACCATTCGGTTTTTGAAAATACGGGCACGGGAACAATCATAATTGACTATGACATGACCATACTTCACGCCAATGCCAAGCTTCTTGAGATGACAGGCTACACAAGGGAAGAGGTGGAAAACAATATGAAATGGTCGCAGTTCATTGCTCCCCAGGATAATGAAAGGATGCAGAAATACCATTTCGGAAGACGCAAAAAAGAATCCGGGATACCGACTGAATACGAATGCAGAATCATAGACAGAAGTGGAAGGCTTAGATATATCGACATGAAGGTTGGCATGATTCCGGGTTCACTGCAATCCATTGCCTCCTTCAATGACATAACCAAAAAGGTTTTGGCCGAAGAACAACTGAAAGAGAGCGAATCAAGGCTTTCGGCAATTATCGAGGCATTTGACGGACTGATTTATATTTCTGACCCTAACTACAACATTCTCTTCATGAACAAGACAGTCAGGGAAAGAGCTGGCATAGGGGCCGCAAACGCACCATGCTACAAGATTATTCACGGCCTTGATCAGCCTTGTGGTTGGTGCGGACAGACAAGGGTTCTCACAGGCGGAACTGTAAGAAGGGAAATAAAAAGTCCGCTTGATGACAAATGGTTTTCATTCACAAGAACTCCGGTAAGACAGATAGACGGGAAGGTCGAAAGAATCCAGACCATTCTTATAGACATCACTGAACGCAAACTCGCTGAAGAAGCTCTGGCAAAAAAGGCTGACGTGCTGAGTGATGAAAACAGAAGACTTAGATCATCAATCAAGGAACGTTATAAATTTGGAGAAATAATAGGCAAAAGTCCGGCAATGCAGTCTGTCTACGAACTTATCCTGAAGGCCGCCACATCCAACGCGCATGTCATAATTCAGGGTGAATCAGGAACCGGCAAGGAATTGGTCGCTAGGGCGATTCATCACATGAGCGACCGCAAAGGCCAGAGATTCGTTCCAGTCAATTGCGGAGCCATAAGCGAGAACATCATAGAAAGCGAATTCTTCGGTTATAAAAAAGGGGCCTTCACAGGCGCCAACAGGGACAAGCCCGGATATCTTGACATTGCTGACGGCGGAACTCTTTTTCTGGATGAAATAGGAGAAATAGGCCTGGGCATGCAGGTTAAGCTTTTGAGAGCCATCGAAGGTGGCGGATACACCCCAGTTGGTGACAATATGGTAAAACACCCAAACCTAAGAATTGTTGCCGCCACAAACAGAAATCTCAAGGATCTTGTCAAGCAGGGCGAAATGCGGCAGGACTTTTTTTACAGGGTTCACGTAATACCCATTCATCTTCCTTCTTTAAGGGAAAGAAAGGAAGACCTTCCTCTTCTTATCGAACATTTCATATCCCGTTTCGAGGGCAGCCAAAACCCTCCTCATATTACAGGAAATATTCTTGAAACATTCATGCGTTATCCCTGGCCCGGCAATGTGAGGGAACTTGAAAACGTGATCAAAAGGTATGCCACCATTGGCAATCTTGATTTTTTCCAGTCCTTGCTTTCAGAACCAGAGGCACAGCTTCTGACCAAGCAATCCGCAATCCCCGAAATTCCGAAGGGCCTGCACCTTGAAGAAGCCATGGCTTTTGCCGAAAAAGAAATTATCAGACAGACACTTGAGGGTTGCAGATGGCATAAAGGCAAGGCTTCGGAGATTTTGGGCATCCACAGGAAGACCCTTTTTACCAAAATGAGGAAGCTTGGTATTAAATAGGGCAATATTGTGGCCAAAAAACCACATCAACTACAGATATTTGAAATAACAGCTATTTCATAAACAAGCATTTCACCATGTGGTCAAAAAGCCACAACACCCAATCCATCTATTTTTACACAACATCAACATAAATATCTTATAAAATCAATATATTACCATATGACAACCATGTTTGGCACGCGTATTGCTGTTTATATAAGCAACAAAGGATTTCACAGACAAACAAACAGGAGGTCATCATGGACTACGCAAGAACATATACTTCAAAAAAACTTTCCGCAGAAGCTGCCGTTGAATTAGTTAGCTCAGGTGACTGGATAGACTACGGCGCATTTTTATGCGCGCCAAAAGTGCTTGACGCGGCTCTTGCAAAAAGGATTGATTCCCTCACAGACGTGAAAATCAGAACCCTCGCGTTCCCTGGAACATCAGCAGTTGCGGCGGCAAGCCAGGGTAGCGACAAAATCATCTATAACAGCTGGCACTTCAGCGGCGCAGAAAGAAAACTCCACGACAGCGGCTCATGCCATTTCATTCCGTTTGTATACCATGAAGGCCCAAGCCATTACAGAAGAA
Proteins encoded:
- a CDS encoding transposase: ELAGFQHEPHVTGGGKAAVEHPSFKWVNIILGNLKNALKGTYHAINRKHVPRYLAEFQYRFNRRYDLPSMIHRLIYVALRTPPMPSTMLSMAEAEW
- a CDS encoding metal-dependent transcriptional regulator, with product MIPTTEPAAKTLTSVMEDYLETIFNLEIDKKVVRVKDIAGRLKVKMPSVTSMLKTLSERGLVNYEKYEYVFLTDEGSAIGKEINRKHKILFKFLTDILHVDPAKAGDEACKMEHVLSHDTMDRLMSLMTTMLECPDFVKKADMRMKIDI
- a CDS encoding sigma-54-dependent Fis family transcriptional regulator is translated as MNVSNSKNSASWISKCRKIIFEGQQSKSILDGICRILTDDGPFTLASYSELSHENGKVMPVSIFPSDRPFPEASGFVLSSSPESPAAVAWSQSRTFVVSQISTDMNFHEWQSAAVMHGYESIVTLPVSSAPHPRGILILYSQSSEPVTREIIVALDELATLLGRTLAFLAEKTIQKNEIEALAKQEEMYHSVFENTGTGTIIIDYDMTILHANAKLLEMTGYTREEVENNMKWSQFIAPQDNERMQKYHFGRRKKESGIPTEYECRIIDRSGRLRYIDMKVGMIPGSLQSIASFNDITKKVLAEEQLKESESRLSAIIEAFDGLIYISDPNYNILFMNKTVRERAGIGAANAPCYKIIHGLDQPCGWCGQTRVLTGGTVRREIKSPLDDKWFSFTRTPVRQIDGKVERIQTILIDITERKLAEEALAKKADVLSDENRRLRSSIKERYKFGEIIGKSPAMQSVYELILKAATSNAHVIIQGESGTGKELVARAIHHMSDRKGQRFVPVNCGAISENIIESEFFGYKKGAFTGANRDKPGYLDIADGGTLFLDEIGEIGLGMQVKLLRAIEGGGYTPVGDNMVKHPNLRIVAATNRNLKDLVKQGEMRQDFFYRVHVIPIHLPSLRERKEDLPLLIEHFISRFEGSQNPPHITGNILETFMRYPWPGNVRELENVIKRYATIGNLDFFQSLLSEPEAQLLTKQSAIPEIPKGLHLEEAMAFAEKEIIRQTLEGCRWHKGKASEILGIHRKTLFTKMRKLGIK